One segment of bacterium DNA contains the following:
- the rpmA gene encoding 50S ribosomal protein L27 → MASKKAGGTAKNLRDSNPKYLGTKLYDGENAKTGFVLVRQRGTVIFPGKNVGMGKDHTLFALKDGTVKFTQKRRVKFNNQTSKRKFINII, encoded by the coding sequence ATGGCAAGTAAAAAAGCGGGCGGAACAGCTAAAAACCTACGAGATTCGAACCCAAAATATCTCGGCACAAAACTCTATGACGGAGAAAATGCCAAGACGGGTTTTGTTTTGGTGCGCCAACGAGGCACCGTGATATTTCCTGGCAAAAACGTCGGCATGGGCAAAGACCACACGTTGTTCGCCCTCAAAGACGGGACAGTAAAGTTCACCCAAAAACGACGCGTAAAATTCAACAATCAAACTTCAAAAAGGAAATTCATTAACATAATCTAA
- the rplI gene encoding 50S ribosomal protein L9, producing the protein MKVILLKDVPKVGRRYDIKDVADGYARNFIIKNKLGDMATPKLIEWAQREKGRLSQEKKIHEDLLIKNLEDLKGVTITLRGKANEQGHLFAGIHKEQLILAIKEATRLDVSAEHIILEKPIKELGEHEVKIIVQDKKASFKVIIEKI; encoded by the coding sequence ATGAAGGTGATATTACTAAAGGATGTTCCCAAAGTAGGAAGAAGGTATGATATAAAGGATGTTGCGGATGGTTATGCACGCAATTTTATCATCAAGAACAAACTGGGTGATATGGCTACGCCAAAACTTATTGAGTGGGCACAGCGCGAAAAAGGACGTCTCTCACAAGAGAAAAAAATACACGAAGATTTGCTCATAAAAAATCTCGAGGACCTCAAGGGCGTTACCATCACACTTCGCGGTAAGGCAAACGAGCAAGGGCACTTATTTGCGGGAATTCACAAAGAACAGCTTATTCTGGCTATCAAAGAAGCTACACGCCTTGATGTTTCTGCTGAACATATTATTTTAGAAAAACCAATCAAAGAATTAGGCGAACATGAAGTGAAAATTATTGTTCAAGACAAAAAAGCGTCATTCAAAGTCATTATTGAAAAAATATAA
- a CDS encoding S41 family peptidase, with protein MNLQNKNITNILWVALAMTFSFTAGIFIDRNFNLEYRKQEASVVFNDSVGPKEVDFAPFWIAWDILNEKYVKPDTVTNQEKVWGAISGLTQSFRDPYTVFFPPREAEYFQSEVRGNFGGIGIEIGIRDDVLSVIAPLKGTPADRAGILAGDKIIKINATSTADLKLDEAISLIRGERGTPVILTVLHENAEDVVDVTIIRDVINIPTVETEKRNDEIFVISLYNFSADSPNLFRGALREFVDSGYHKLVLDLRNNPGGYLEAAIDMASWFLPPGKVVVKEHFGKSKDDVVYRSKGYNIFNDTLELVILMNKGSASASEILAGALHDHGVAKLVGETSFGKGSVQELIDVTPDTSLKVTIAEWLTPNGEQLSGRGLKPDVAVERTVKDFEKKIDPQMDKAIEILKMKN; from the coding sequence ATGAATCTTCAAAACAAGAACATAACAAATATTTTATGGGTAGCACTCGCCATGACTTTTTCATTTACGGCGGGTATTTTTATTGATAGAAATTTTAATCTAGAATACAGAAAACAAGAAGCATCAGTTGTGTTTAACGATAGTGTGGGTCCCAAAGAAGTAGACTTTGCCCCCTTTTGGATTGCTTGGGATATATTGAATGAAAAATATGTAAAACCCGATACTGTAACAAATCAGGAAAAAGTATGGGGAGCTATTTCTGGACTCACCCAGTCGTTTAGGGACCCCTATACAGTTTTCTTTCCGCCCCGCGAAGCGGAGTATTTTCAAAGCGAAGTTCGTGGGAATTTTGGAGGTATTGGAATTGAAATTGGCATACGTGACGACGTTCTTTCGGTCATAGCACCCCTCAAAGGAACTCCCGCAGACCGTGCGGGAATACTTGCTGGAGATAAAATTATAAAAATAAACGCAACGTCTACCGCAGATTTAAAACTTGATGAAGCAATATCTCTCATACGTGGTGAGCGGGGCACCCCAGTTATCCTTACAGTTCTCCATGAAAATGCTGAAGATGTTGTTGATGTAACAATCATTAGAGATGTCATCAACATTCCTACCGTCGAAACGGAAAAAAGAAATGATGAAATATTTGTAATCAGTTTATATAATTTCAGCGCAGATTCCCCCAATTTATTTCGCGGGGCATTACGTGAATTTGTGGATTCTGGATACCATAAGCTTGTTCTCGATTTGAGAAATAACCCCGGAGGATATCTTGAAGCTGCAATTGACATGGCGAGCTGGTTTTTGCCACCCGGAAAGGTTGTGGTGAAAGAACATTTTGGGAAAAGTAAGGATGACGTTGTGTATCGTAGTAAAGGCTATAATATTTTTAATGATACGCTTGAGCTTGTGATTTTAATGAACAAGGGGTCTGCATCTGCATCGGAAATCCTTGCCGGAGCGCTTCATGATCATGGTGTTGCAAAACTTGTCGGAGAAACAAGTTTTGGTAAGGGATCGGTTCAAGAACTTATTGATGTTACTCCCGATACTTCGCTTAAGGTGACCATTGCGGAGTGGCTTACACCCAACGGCGAACAATTATCGGGTCGCGGTCTTAAGCCTGATGTTGCAGTAGAGAGAACAGTGAAAGACTTTGAGAAAAAAATTGACCCGCAAATGGATAAGGCGATAGAAATTTTAAAAATGAAAAATTAA
- a CDS encoding magnesium transporter CorA family protein — protein sequence MISTYTYKDLTWIDLESPSKDEVRSVMEQYDIHPLVGNELLTPTEHPKVDLYDHYIYLVFHFPAVSHKHGSETKQEIDFIIGEKFIITTHYDLIDPLHEFSKVFEVNTLLDKSTIGKHAGFVFFYIIRELYKNMTQQLDGVEELLKKIEANIFTGHEGEMVAEISRVNRDLLNFKQSIRPQKEILESFERAGEKFFGNDFSYYSHAMTGEYYKVASILDGHKDTLLDLRTTNDSLLTTKTNSIMRTLTAVTFLVLPSTLIAGLFAMDLPDAPDPEFWLVIGAMVVSMIGMLTIFKHKKWI from the coding sequence ATGATATCAACATACACCTACAAAGACCTAACGTGGATCGACCTTGAATCTCCGAGCAAAGATGAGGTGCGTTCCGTGATGGAGCAATATGATATCCACCCCCTCGTGGGAAATGAGCTTCTTACCCCTACCGAACATCCAAAAGTTGACTTGTATGACCATTATATTTATTTAGTTTTCCACTTCCCTGCTGTTTCCCATAAACATGGAAGTGAAACTAAACAAGAAATCGATTTTATCATTGGAGAAAAATTTATCATCACCACCCATTACGACCTCATTGACCCGCTCCATGAATTTTCAAAAGTTTTTGAGGTCAACACACTTTTAGATAAAAGTACTATCGGCAAACACGCGGGATTCGTTTTTTTCTACATCATCCGTGAGCTTTATAAAAATATGACTCAACAGCTCGATGGTGTTGAAGAGCTTCTTAAAAAAATTGAAGCCAACATATTCACGGGACACGAAGGAGAGATGGTTGCAGAAATATCCCGAGTGAATCGCGACTTGCTCAATTTTAAGCAATCAATCCGACCGCAAAAAGAAATTCTTGAGTCGTTTGAACGCGCCGGAGAAAAATTCTTTGGAAATGATTTTTCCTATTATTCCCACGCAATGACCGGGGAATATTACAAGGTTGCAAGCATTCTCGATGGCCACAAAGATACCCTTCTAGACCTTCGTACAACGAACGACTCACTTCTCACAACAAAAACCAACTCTATTATGCGTACACTTACCGCAGTGACGTTCCTTGTGCTTCCATCAACACTCATTGCCGGTCTTTTTGCCATGGACCTTCCCGATGCTCCTGATCCGGAATTTTGGCTCGTCATTGGCGCCATGGTCGTTTCAATGATAGGCATGCTCACGATTTTTAAGCATAAGAAATGGATCTGA
- the cysS gene encoding cysteine--tRNA ligase: MSIKLFNTLSRKKEAFRPIRKGAVGMYTCGPTVYQYAHIGNMRAYVMADVLKRTLKYAGVKVNHVINITDVGHLTSDADEGEDKMEAEARREQKSAQDIAQFYTTAFFDDLKILNIITKGIKFPRASKHIKEQIRLIKILEKKGFAYQTSDGIYFDTSKFKNYGKLARLNLKGLREGARIGIHVEKKNVSDFALWKFSPKESVRQQEWKSPWGVGFPGWHIECSAMSMKYLGKHFDIHTSGIDHIPVHHTNEIAQSESVTGKKFVNYWIHNEFVSMEGEKMAKSLGNIFTLADLGKKGVSPATYRYWLLTAHYRSPIAFSLEAVHGAGVALLRIISTIAGAPGGGRPVKRIMKKFTEYISNDLDTPRAVALIWEVLKDEKISPQDKRATIFEFDNVLGLDMKGLVKNTKKIARVIVPENIEQLLREREDARNKKDWATADKLRGAIHALGYEIKDTNKGPEVVKIFS; encoded by the coding sequence ATGAGCATTAAATTATTTAATACTCTTTCCCGAAAAAAAGAGGCATTCAGACCCATACGCAAAGGTGCGGTTGGTATGTACACATGCGGTCCTACGGTATACCAATATGCGCATATTGGGAATATGCGCGCGTATGTCATGGCGGATGTTTTAAAGCGCACCCTTAAGTACGCGGGGGTTAAGGTGAATCATGTCATTAATATAACCGACGTAGGTCACCTTACTTCTGACGCGGATGAAGGTGAAGACAAAATGGAAGCGGAAGCACGACGAGAACAAAAGAGCGCGCAAGATATTGCACAATTCTACACAACGGCATTCTTTGATGATCTTAAGATTCTTAATATCATCACAAAAGGCATAAAATTTCCCCGCGCGTCAAAACATATCAAGGAACAAATAAGACTCATTAAAATCCTTGAGAAAAAAGGGTTCGCATACCAAACTTCGGACGGAATATATTTTGATACTTCAAAATTTAAAAACTACGGCAAACTTGCGCGGCTAAATCTCAAGGGACTTCGAGAGGGCGCTCGTATCGGCATTCACGTGGAGAAAAAAAATGTATCGGATTTTGCACTTTGGAAATTTTCTCCGAAAGAAAGTGTCCGACAGCAGGAGTGGAAATCACCGTGGGGTGTAGGATTCCCTGGCTGGCACATTGAATGCTCTGCTATGTCTATGAAGTATCTGGGGAAACATTTTGATATTCACACTAGTGGCATCGATCATATTCCCGTGCATCACACCAATGAAATCGCGCAATCAGAATCCGTAACAGGAAAGAAGTTCGTAAATTATTGGATCCACAATGAGTTTGTGAGCATGGAAGGAGAAAAGATGGCAAAATCTCTTGGTAATATTTTTACCCTTGCTGACCTTGGAAAAAAGGGGGTCTCCCCTGCCACATACCGCTATTGGCTTCTCACAGCACACTACCGAAGCCCTATTGCGTTTAGCTTAGAAGCCGTCCACGGCGCAGGGGTGGCACTTCTGCGCATTATTTCTACTATCGCAGGGGCACCTGGAGGCGGACGTCCTGTGAAGCGTATTATGAAGAAATTTACAGAATATATAAGCAATGACCTTGATACGCCGCGTGCCGTTGCCCTTATATGGGAAGTGTTAAAAGACGAAAAAATTTCACCGCAGGACAAGCGAGCAACTATTTTTGAATTTGATAATGTGCTCGGACTTGATATGAAGGGACTCGTAAAAAACACAAAAAAAATAGCGCGTGTAATTGTTCCAGAAAACATAGAACAACTCCTCCGTGAGCGTGAAGATGCCCGAAATAAAAAAGATTGGGCAACAGCGGATAAACTACGCGGTGCCATACACGCTCTCGGCTATGAAATCAAAGACACCAACAAGGGTCCCGAGGTTGTCAAAATATTTTCTTGA
- the dnaB gene encoding replicative DNA helicase, whose translation MAKVSRKSFRDGLRVPPQNIDSEKALLGSIMLRPEGFIEVTDTVNENSYYVEKHRLIYRAMLELFSKKEPIDLLSLSSRLKEKKLLDQVGGNTYLSELTNSVPSSSNLKHYAEIVQRKQILRSLIEAADHISELGYDEDIELEELLDKAEKKIFAVTTFSTARDYINIKDTLEEAWDRLDKLHKSTGEMRGIPTGFKDLDEKLAGLQKSDLIILAARPSMGKTSLALDIARQTAINHNTPVCIFSLEMSSQQLVDRMLAAESRVDAWKLRTGKLSVDSEFSKLRDSLDKLAKAPIFIDDQASNTIMKMRSVARRVKREHGLGLIVVDYLQLMATNKNYDSMVNQVTEISRSLKALAREINVPVLALSQLSRAVEQRRDKPRLSDLRDSGSIEQDADVVMFIHRDDKYNENSDKPNVAEILIEKHRNGPTGMVELYFDEKKTTFLNIEKGSYTAGDVDNF comes from the coding sequence ATGGCAAAAGTATCTCGTAAAAGCTTCAGAGACGGCCTAAGGGTGCCTCCACAAAATATTGATTCCGAAAAGGCGCTTTTGGGGTCCATTATGCTTCGTCCGGAAGGATTTATCGAAGTCACTGACACAGTAAATGAAAATTCATATTATGTTGAGAAGCATCGCCTCATCTATCGCGCGATGCTTGAACTTTTTAGTAAAAAAGAACCGATAGATCTCCTTTCTCTTTCTTCCCGCCTTAAAGAAAAAAAACTGTTGGACCAAGTTGGCGGTAATACCTATTTGAGCGAACTCACCAATTCAGTTCCCTCTTCGTCGAACTTAAAACACTATGCGGAAATTGTTCAACGCAAACAAATCTTAAGAAGCCTCATCGAAGCGGCAGACCATATTTCCGAACTCGGTTATGACGAAGATATTGAACTTGAAGAACTTCTTGATAAGGCCGAGAAAAAAATATTTGCGGTAACGACATTCTCCACGGCACGCGATTACATAAATATCAAAGACACCCTTGAGGAGGCGTGGGACAGACTTGATAAACTTCATAAATCAACGGGAGAAATGCGCGGCATTCCGACAGGATTCAAAGATCTTGATGAAAAACTTGCAGGGCTTCAAAAATCAGATCTCATCATCCTCGCAGCACGACCTTCAATGGGTAAGACGTCTCTTGCGCTCGATATCGCCCGTCAAACGGCAATCAATCACAATACACCCGTCTGTATCTTCTCTCTTGAAATGAGCTCGCAGCAACTGGTAGACCGCATGCTTGCTGCCGAATCTCGCGTTGATGCATGGAAATTACGAACCGGAAAACTTTCTGTTGATTCAGAATTTTCAAAATTACGTGATTCACTCGACAAACTTGCCAAAGCTCCTATTTTTATTGACGACCAGGCCAGCAACACTATTATGAAGATGCGGAGTGTAGCACGAAGAGTCAAGCGTGAACACGGACTCGGACTTATTGTTGTTGATTATCTTCAGCTTATGGCCACAAATAAAAACTATGATTCGATGGTCAACCAAGTGACTGAAATATCCCGCTCTCTCAAGGCACTTGCAAGAGAGATTAATGTCCCTGTATTAGCGCTTTCTCAGCTTTCCCGAGCGGTCGAGCAACGACGAGACAAGCCTCGCCTATCAGATCTTCGCGACTCGGGATCGATTGAGCAGGATGCTGATGTTGTTATGTTCATTCATCGCGACGATAAATATAACGAGAACTCCGATAAGCCCAATGTTGCAGAAATCCTTATAGAAAAACATCGAAACGGACCTACGGGAATGGTGGAGCTTTATTTTGATGAAAAGAAAACAACGTTTTTAAATATCGAAAAAGGATCTTACACTGCGGGTGATGTTGATAATTTTTAG
- a CDS encoding toprim domain-containing protein, with protein sequence MDPTQKLTEYFLKFPGIGRRQARRFVYHLLSKNQNYLSEFAGLITEIKKETAECSSCHRFFSSKILTGDLCDICKDTATDTATIMIVEKDFDLENVRKSRAYGGRYFVLGGTLPFLDKNPNESIRAKALFDEVEKGVKVKTLKEVILALSANPEGEHTALYVKKILEPLAEKHQLKISTLGRGLSTGTELEYSDSDTLKNAFRNRG encoded by the coding sequence ATGGATCCCACACAGAAACTCACAGAATATTTTTTAAAATTCCCTGGGATTGGCCGACGCCAAGCACGTCGTTTTGTGTATCACCTCCTTTCAAAAAATCAAAACTATTTAAGCGAATTTGCTGGCTTAATCACAGAAATTAAAAAAGAGACCGCGGAATGCTCTTCGTGTCATCGCTTCTTCTCATCAAAAATATTAACAGGAGACTTGTGTGATATTTGCAAAGATACAGCAACCGATACAGCAACAATTATGATCGTCGAAAAAGATTTTGATCTTGAAAACGTGCGAAAAAGCAGAGCGTACGGAGGCAGGTATTTTGTGCTCGGCGGTACACTTCCCTTTCTTGATAAAAATCCCAATGAATCTATTCGTGCGAAAGCACTTTTTGATGAAGTAGAAAAAGGCGTTAAGGTAAAAACTCTTAAAGAAGTGATTCTTGCTCTTTCTGCAAACCCTGAAGGTGAACATACCGCATTGTATGTAAAAAAAATCCTTGAACCCCTTGCAGAAAAACATCAGCTTAAAATATCAACCCTCGGACGCGGGCTTTCAACAGGAACAGAACTTGAGTATTCCGACAGTGATACCCTCAAGAATGCTTTCAGGAATCGCGGGTAA
- the rplU gene encoding 50S ribosomal protein L21 yields the protein MAKGKPITKGAHFAVIQTGGKQYRVSEGQTLTIEKLPGELKNGSIIAFDKVLLKDDGVSTKIGAPYLSGAKIEATLEEEGMGDKVIVIKYKAKSRYFKKRGHRQPYMKVKISSVT from the coding sequence ATGGCTAAAGGAAAACCTATTACTAAGGGGGCGCACTTCGCGGTTATACAGACCGGAGGGAAGCAGTATCGAGTTTCAGAAGGGCAGACACTCACAATTGAGAAACTTCCAGGAGAGCTCAAAAATGGCTCAATAATCGCTTTTGACAAGGTGCTTCTTAAGGATGATGGGGTAAGTACCAAGATTGGCGCACCCTATCTTTCTGGTGCAAAAATAGAGGCGACACTTGAAGAAGAAGGAATGGGGGACAAAGTGATTGTTATTAAATACAAAGCAAAAAGCAGGTATTTCAAGAAACGCGGTCATCGTCAGCCCTACATGAAAGTGAAAATCTCTTCGGTTACATAA
- a CDS encoding DNA recombination protein RmuC: protein MSVSLYVVLGVIVGAFIAWIIMRMFPVAQEEGKGEQQGLLLLQNQIEHLTKSIDSKLGESNREMQTAVRVQFGESQKLIKDITEQITHVKETNKQVVNVADQLKSLQNTLQNPKQRGVLGEYYLDTVLKNIFPPSQYQLQYKFVDGDIVDAVIFLKDKILPIDSKFSLENYNRIVVEPDGNERTRLEKLFVQDIKNRIDETSKYIRPKENTMDFAFMFIPSEAIYYDLLVNKMGADARDLIEYAFRDKHVIIVSPTSFMAYLQTVLQGLRALQIEESAKEIQKRVGELGRHIGSYDQYMAKLGNALGTTVNHYNVAHKELKKIDKDVLKISGVSPEIEPIALNRPNIEE from the coding sequence ATGTCAGTATCTCTTTACGTGGTGTTGGGTGTTATTGTAGGTGCCTTTATTGCGTGGATTATTATGCGCATGTTTCCTGTTGCCCAAGAAGAAGGAAAAGGGGAACAGCAAGGACTCTTATTGCTTCAAAACCAAATAGAACATTTAACGAAATCAATAGATTCTAAATTGGGGGAATCTAATAGGGAAATGCAAACAGCGGTTCGTGTGCAATTTGGTGAGTCACAAAAACTCATTAAAGATATCACTGAGCAAATCACTCATGTGAAGGAAACCAATAAGCAGGTGGTAAATGTTGCCGACCAGCTTAAATCACTTCAAAATACGCTTCAAAATCCAAAACAGCGCGGGGTGCTCGGTGAATACTATCTTGATACCGTGCTCAAGAATATTTTTCCGCCCAGCCAATATCAATTGCAATACAAATTTGTCGATGGCGATATCGTGGACGCGGTCATTTTCCTTAAAGATAAGATACTCCCGATAGATTCAAAGTTTTCACTGGAAAATTATAATCGCATTGTGGTAGAACCTGACGGCAATGAGCGTACGCGACTTGAAAAACTTTTTGTGCAGGATATTAAAAATCGTATTGATGAAACCTCAAAATACATCCGTCCTAAGGAAAATACGATGGATTTTGCTTTCATGTTTATTCCATCCGAGGCAATTTACTATGATCTTCTTGTAAATAAAATGGGTGCCGATGCGCGCGATCTCATCGAATACGCATTTCGTGACAAACATGTGATTATTGTGTCTCCGACATCATTCATGGCATACCTCCAGACAGTTCTTCAGGGACTGCGGGCTCTCCAGATCGAAGAGTCTGCAAAAGAAATTCAGAAGAGAGTGGGGGAACTCGGACGTCATATTGGCAGTTATGATCAATATATGGCTAAACTCGGGAATGCACTCGGCACGACGGTAAACCATTACAATGTAGCCCACAAAGAACTTAAAAAAATTGATAAAGATGTGCTCAAGATTTCAGGAGTTTCTCCTGAAATAGAACCGATTGCGTTAAATCGTCCCAACATAGAGGAGTAG
- a CDS encoding GGDEF domain-containing protein: MFSSVGIILAISLGINILLLVLFLEQRRVITTDTLTGLLNKVGLFEARRKYTRRKNSDGFWMFDRRKRHNEATGAVLYIDLDKFKPVNDKYGHHVGDVLIVEFSKFLKEHVRSKDTLARLHGDEFVVILEGVDEDEARKIATNIVEHLREHTFKVHGHMIKLEATVGVAIAKNDEPFDFDTLIKEADRAMLQSKQGARGVR, from the coding sequence ATGTTTTCATCCGTCGGCATCATACTTGCCATATCGCTCGGGATCAACATCCTGCTTCTTGTTCTTTTTCTCGAACAACGCCGTGTCATCACCACGGACACGCTTACCGGGCTTCTCAATAAGGTTGGGCTTTTTGAAGCACGGAGAAAATATACCCGTAGGAAAAACAGCGATGGATTTTGGATGTTTGACCGCAGAAAAAGACATAATGAAGCAACTGGCGCCGTGCTCTATATCGACCTTGATAAATTCAAACCAGTGAATGATAAATATGGTCACCATGTGGGGGATGTTTTAATTGTTGAATTCAGTAAGTTTCTCAAAGAGCATGTCCGATCCAAGGATACTCTTGCGCGACTTCATGGAGATGAGTTTGTGGTGATCCTAGAAGGTGTCGATGAGGATGAAGCAAGAAAAATCGCTACGAACATTGTTGAACATCTTCGAGAGCATACATTTAAGGTTCATGGACACATGATTAAACTTGAAGCGACGGTTGGTGTGGCGATAGCAAAAAATGACGAACCTTTTGATTTCGATACCCTTATTAAAGAGGCAGATCGTGCCATGTTACAATCAAAACAAGGAGCTCGTGGTGTGCGATAG
- a CDS encoding virulence protein RhuM/Fic/DOC family protein — protein MKKEGKQIVFYQASSGAIELRGDFERETVWATQAQIADIFGVERSVVTKHINNILKTREVDKQSNVQKMHIAKSDKPVGLYSLDIILGVGYRANSARAIEFRKWTTKTLREHITKGYTINRKRIAQNYNEFMKAVANIQVLLPEHITVDPKLVLELVKEFASTWISLDAYDKETLKTVGTTKKAIKLTGEELTNALQTLRTDLMKKGETTELFAQERVSGSIESIVGNIMQSFGGKPVYPSVEEKAAHLLYFMVKNHPFTDGNKRSGAFAFVWFLRKHRAKGGRNINPATLTALTLLIAESDPQKKDQMVALVTHLLK, from the coding sequence ATGAAAAAAGAAGGTAAACAGATAGTATTTTATCAAGCATCCTCTGGTGCGATCGAACTACGTGGGGATTTTGAGCGTGAAACTGTGTGGGCGACTCAAGCGCAAATAGCAGATATTTTTGGCGTTGAGCGTTCTGTTGTCACAAAGCACATCAACAATATTTTGAAAACGCGGGAGGTTGATAAACAAAGCAATGTGCAAAAAATGCACATTGCAAAATCGGATAAGCCCGTCGGACTTTATTCTCTTGACATCATTTTAGGCGTCGGCTATCGAGCAAATTCTGCTCGTGCTATTGAATTTAGAAAATGGACGACAAAGACGCTTCGCGAGCATATTACCAAGGGTTATACCATCAATCGCAAGCGTATCGCCCAAAATTACAATGAGTTTATGAAGGCGGTTGCCAACATTCAAGTACTTCTTCCCGAACATATTACGGTTGATCCAAAGTTAGTTCTTGAGCTCGTTAAGGAATTTGCGAGTACGTGGATATCACTTGACGCTTATGACAAAGAAACACTTAAAACCGTTGGCACAACCAAAAAAGCCATCAAGCTCACCGGAGAAGAATTGACCAATGCTTTGCAAACGCTGCGAACCGATTTAATGAAAAAAGGTGAAACAACAGAACTATTCGCTCAAGAAAGAGTATCAGGAAGTATCGAGAGCATCGTAGGGAATATCATGCAATCATTTGGCGGTAAGCCGGTGTATCCGAGTGTAGAAGAAAAAGCGGCACACCTTTTGTATTTTATGGTAAAGAACCACCCATTTACAGACGGGAACAAACGCTCCGGTGCTTTTGCCTTTGTGTGGTTTCTTCGCAAACATCGCGCAAAGGGCGGTCGCAATATCAATCCAGCTACATTGACCGCGCTCACACTTCTTATTGCCGAAAGCGACCCGCAAAAGAAGGATCAAATGGTGGCACTCGTAACACACCTCCTGAAATAA
- a CDS encoding DUF4325 domain-containing protein: MKNKEKILQLIKQKGRLTSREITGSVGVSRQYVNMVISGLIAEKQVIKLGGTRNAFYVSSDYVQEHPDVLPLTFKKKYKNISLEEHQVLVELEEKFPLISNIPENIKSIFTFAFSEMFNNAIEHSQSKIISVEVSLINDTVSFIIDDSGIGVFRNIMKKKGLRSIVEAIQDLLKGKTTTMPKSHSGEGIFFTSKASDLFILDSFGYQLALQTLLGDVKVKQISVLKRGTRVMFKISVHSKLHLNDVFKKYTNLKDGGDFGFDKTEIRVKLFMTSGIHISRSQARRVLVGLEKFKIILFDYEKVPMVGQAFADEIYRVFQGLHPDIRLENENMSEGVRFMILRAKNEARKKS, from the coding sequence ATGAAAAACAAAGAAAAAATATTACAGTTGATCAAACAAAAGGGCAGGCTTACTTCTCGTGAAATAACTGGCAGTGTTGGCGTATCTCGTCAGTATGTAAATATGGTCATCTCCGGTCTTATTGCAGAAAAACAGGTAATAAAACTGGGGGGGACTCGCAATGCTTTTTATGTTTCATCGGATTATGTACAGGAACATCCAGATGTTCTTCCGTTGACTTTTAAAAAGAAATATAAAAATATTTCACTTGAAGAACATCAAGTTTTAGTAGAACTTGAAGAAAAATTTCCACTTATTTCAAATATTCCAGAAAATATAAAGAGTATTTTTACCTTTGCTTTTTCTGAGATGTTTAATAATGCTATCGAACACTCGCAATCAAAGATAATCTCAGTTGAAGTGTCTTTAATAAACGATACAGTATCCTTTATTATCGACGATTCAGGTATTGGAGTTTTTCGAAATATTATGAAAAAGAAAGGGTTGCGTTCCATTGTCGAAGCCATTCAAGATCTTCTAAAGGGGAAAACCACTACCATGCCAAAGTCACATTCCGGAGAGGGAATATTTTTTACGTCAAAGGCATCGGATTTGTTTATTTTAGATAGTTTTGGATATCAACTCGCCCTACAAACCCTACTGGGTGATGTTAAGGTCAAACAAATATCAGTTTTAAAACGCGGAACGCGTGTTATGTTTAAAATCTCTGTTCATTCAAAACTTCATCTTAATGATGTATTTAAGAAATATACTAATTTAAAAGATGGTGGTGATTTTGGATTTGATAAAACTGAAATACGAGTGAAGCTCTTTATGACGAGCGGTATTCATATTTCTCGCTCTCAAGCCCGTAGAGTGCTTGTAGGACTCGAGAAGTTCAAAATTATTTTATTTGATTATGAAAAGGTTCCTATGGTGGGGCAAGCCTTTGCTGATGAGATTTATCGAGTGTTCCAAGGGCTTCATCCAGACATTCGTCTTGAAAATGAAAATATGAGCGAGGGGGTACGCTTTATGATTCTACGCGCAAAAAACGAGGCGAGAAAAAAGAGTTAA